In one window of Protaetiibacter larvae DNA:
- the secF gene encoding protein translocase subunit SecF, with amino-acid sequence MANSPFQRLGNDLYTGARSVDFVGKRRIWFSIAIVLVLVAIAIPFIRGVGNFGAGFNFGIEFRGGSQFLVAEVPESQLPIDTDLAETAVHDVVPNAVVRISTVGQNGVRVQTDQLTDPQTASVTENLRDAYATQEVSSSFIGATWGADITDAALRGLGVFVLLAAVFMALYFRTWKMSLAAIISLLHDLVLTVGVYAATGWEITPAAVIGFLTILGYSLYDTVVVFDKIRENTTELGDDSTRTFGETVNLAVNQTLVRSINTGVVAALPVAAILFIGAFVLGADTLRDISLALLVGTIVGTYSTPAVAAPLYATFRQGEAEIAKRDKRVRALRAKVAA; translated from the coding sequence ATGGCGAACAGCCCGTTCCAGCGTCTCGGCAACGACCTCTACACGGGCGCGCGCAGCGTCGACTTCGTCGGCAAGCGCCGCATCTGGTTCTCGATCGCCATCGTGCTCGTGCTCGTCGCGATCGCGATCCCGTTCATCCGCGGGGTCGGCAACTTCGGGGCCGGGTTCAACTTCGGCATCGAGTTCCGCGGCGGATCGCAGTTCCTCGTCGCCGAGGTGCCCGAATCGCAGCTGCCGATCGACACCGACCTCGCCGAGACCGCCGTCCACGACGTCGTGCCGAACGCCGTCGTGCGCATCAGCACGGTCGGCCAGAACGGCGTGCGCGTGCAGACCGACCAGCTCACCGACCCGCAGACCGCGAGCGTGACCGAGAACCTGCGCGACGCCTACGCGACCCAGGAGGTCTCGTCGTCCTTCATCGGCGCCACCTGGGGTGCCGACATCACCGACGCCGCCCTGCGCGGCCTCGGCGTGTTCGTGCTGCTCGCCGCCGTCTTCATGGCGCTCTACTTCCGCACCTGGAAGATGTCGCTCGCCGCGATCATCTCGCTGCTGCACGACCTGGTGCTGACGGTCGGGGTGTATGCGGCGACCGGCTGGGAGATCACGCCGGCGGCCGTCATCGGCTTCCTCACGATCCTCGGCTACTCGCTCTACGACACCGTCGTGGTGTTCGACAAGATCCGCGAGAACACCACGGAGCTGGGCGACGACTCGACGCGGACGTTCGGCGAGACCGTCAACCTCGCGGTCAACCAGACGCTCGTCCGCTCGATCAACACCGGTGTCGTGGCCGCCCTGCCGGTCGCCGCGATCCTCTTCATCGGTGCCTTCGTGCTCGGTGCCGACACGCTGCGCGACATCTCCCTCGCCCTGCTCGTGGGAACCATCGTAGGCACCTATTCGACCCCGGCCGTGGCGGCGCCGCTCTACGCGACCTTCCGCCAGGGCGAGGCCGAGATCGCCAAGCGCGACAAGCGCGTGCGTGCGCTGCGCGCGAAGGTCGCCGCCTGA
- the secD gene encoding protein translocase subunit SecD, whose amino-acid sequence MAARNTPVRKAWRSLTWLGVIIALLLALQTAGALFWQWGWAPKLALDLDGGTQIILTPTLEDGETVTDEQLQQSVQIIRNRIDAAGVSEAEITTQGGNKIVVSIPGTTPDQATLDRIQQSAKMEFRAVILAGSPATSSVSPSDEPSDDASETPAPTDTPAPSDTPSVAPTDGSDVNWVTPALQEQYDAFVCDADQGSSASAAPADQPLITCDNTGTEKFLLGPVEVEGASISDAQPGMRTTQTGASTGVWVVNLSFNAEGTEQFAKVTTRLVPLPEPRNRFAVVLDGSVVIAPTANVPIPDGRAEISGGFTQQSAKTLADQLRFGALPVGFTVESRETISATLGTSQLQSGLIAGIIGLVLVFVYSLFQYRLLGTVTIASLVVAAVVTYLVVNILSWREGYRLSLAGVAGLIVAIGFTADSFIVYFERIRDELRDGRGLVGAVEAGWKRALRTVLAAKSVNLLSAIILYILAVGSVRGFALTLGITTVIDVIIVILFTHPMLQLLATTRFFSSGHPLSGLDPTALGAVYRGRAEFRFSAEARRAGASREAERRQTIAERKAAELEAASSSKPATSTKPANGKKEAR is encoded by the coding sequence GTGGCCGCACGCAACACGCCGGTCCGGAAGGCCTGGCGCTCACTCACGTGGCTGGGCGTCATCATCGCCCTTCTGCTCGCCCTCCAGACCGCCGGCGCGCTGTTCTGGCAGTGGGGCTGGGCGCCGAAGCTCGCCCTCGACCTCGACGGCGGCACCCAGATCATCCTGACGCCGACCCTCGAGGACGGCGAAACGGTCACCGACGAGCAGCTGCAGCAGTCGGTGCAGATCATCCGCAACCGCATCGACGCGGCGGGCGTCTCCGAGGCGGAGATCACCACGCAGGGCGGTAACAAGATCGTCGTCTCGATCCCCGGCACCACACCCGACCAGGCGACGCTCGACCGCATCCAGCAGTCGGCGAAGATGGAGTTCCGCGCGGTGATCCTCGCGGGATCGCCCGCCACGTCCTCGGTCTCGCCGAGCGACGAGCCGTCCGACGACGCGAGCGAGACGCCCGCGCCGACCGACACCCCGGCACCCTCCGACACGCCGAGTGTCGCGCCGACCGACGGCTCCGACGTGAACTGGGTCACCCCCGCCCTGCAGGAGCAGTACGACGCCTTCGTCTGCGACGCCGACCAGGGCTCGAGCGCGAGCGCGGCACCCGCCGACCAGCCGCTCATCACCTGCGACAACACCGGCACCGAGAAGTTCCTGCTCGGCCCGGTGGAGGTCGAGGGTGCGTCGATCAGCGACGCCCAGCCCGGGATGCGGACCACGCAGACCGGCGCCAGCACGGGCGTCTGGGTCGTGAACCTGAGCTTCAACGCGGAGGGCACCGAGCAGTTCGCGAAGGTGACCACGCGCCTCGTGCCGCTTCCGGAGCCGCGCAACCGCTTCGCGGTCGTCCTCGACGGCAGTGTCGTCATCGCGCCGACCGCGAACGTCCCGATCCCCGACGGCCGAGCCGAGATCTCGGGCGGCTTCACCCAGCAGTCGGCCAAGACCCTCGCCGACCAGCTTCGCTTCGGCGCGCTGCCGGTGGGCTTCACCGTCGAGAGCCGCGAGACGATCTCCGCCACGCTCGGAACGAGTCAGCTGCAGAGCGGCCTCATCGCGGGCATCATCGGACTCGTCCTGGTGTTCGTGTACTCGCTCTTCCAGTACCGACTGCTCGGCACGGTGACGATCGCATCGCTCGTCGTGGCGGCGGTGGTCACCTACCTGGTGGTCAACATCCTGTCGTGGCGAGAGGGATACCGGCTCTCGCTCGCGGGCGTCGCGGGCCTCATCGTGGCGATCGGTTTCACGGCCGACTCGTTCATCGTGTACTTCGAGCGCATCCGCGACGAGCTGCGCGACGGACGCGGTCTCGTCGGCGCCGTCGAGGCGGGCTGGAAGCGCGCCCTGCGCACGGTGCTCGCCGCCAAGAGCGTCAACCTGCTCTCCGCGATCATCCTCTACATCCTCGCGGTGGGCTCGGTGCGCGGTTTCGCGCTCACGCTCGGCATCACGACCGTCATCGACGTCATCATCGTGATCCTCTTCACCCACCCGATGCTGCAGCTGCTCGCCACCACGCGGTTCTTCTCGAGCGGGCATCCGCTGAGCGGCCTCGACCCGACGGCGCTCGGCGCCGTCTACCGCGGCCGCGCGGAGTTCCGCTTCTCGGCGGAGGCGCGGCGTGCGGGCGCGAGCCGGGAGGCGGAGCGTCGTCAGACCATCGCCGAGCGCAAGGCGGCGGAGCTCGAGGCGGCGTCGAGCTCGAAGCCCGCGACGTCCACGAAGCCCGCGAACGGGAAGAAGGAGGCCCGCTGA
- the yajC gene encoding preprotein translocase subunit YajC translates to MPDITLILLAALLAVMIFFTWRNSRKRKAEAENLQSQIVPGAEVMTQHGIYGTLISIDEDKNEAIIETTPGTQLRVHRQTIARVVDPIEPEPADDEASDDLSDEVVDAEETAAEAVETSEPEFGERVAKPKRASRAKPSETAE, encoded by the coding sequence ATGCCCGACATCACGCTGATCCTGCTCGCCGCACTCCTGGCGGTGATGATCTTCTTCACGTGGCGCAACTCGCGCAAGCGCAAGGCCGAGGCGGAGAACCTGCAGTCGCAGATCGTCCCCGGCGCCGAGGTCATGACGCAGCACGGCATCTACGGCACGCTCATCTCGATCGACGAGGACAAGAACGAGGCGATCATCGAGACCACCCCCGGCACGCAGCTGCGGGTGCACCGTCAGACCATCGCGCGCGTCGTCGACCCCATCGAGCCCGAGCCCGCCGACGACGAGGCCTCCGACGACCTCTCCGATGAGGTCGTCGACGCCGAGGAGACCGCTGCCGAGGCGGTCGAGACGAGCGAGCCGGAGTTCGGCGAGCGCGTGGCCAAGCCCAAGCGCGCCTCCCGCGCGAAGCCCTCCGAGACCGCAGAGTAG
- the ruvB gene encoding Holliday junction branch migration DNA helicase RuvB, with protein MSEPVTSASAESEAELAFEGALRPRSLAEFVGQTKARGQLELLLRAAELQSRTPDHILLAGPPGLGKTTLAMIVAHEGARPLRMSSGPAIQHAGDLAALLSSLVPGEVLFIDEIHRMARSAEEMLYLAMEDFRIDIMVGKGAGATSIPLDLAPFTLVGATTRSGLLPNPLRDRFGFTAHLEFYDDSELDEVLARAARLLGLELAPDARAEIASRSRGTPRIANRLLRRVRDFALVHGRPADHGAVQAALELYDVDPLGLDRLDRAVLDAILSRFDGGPVGLSTLAVSVGEEPETIAAVVEPFLVRIGMISRTPRGRVATPRAYTHLGIRPRDAGAALAGTLFDDDV; from the coding sequence GTGAGCGAGCCCGTCACCTCGGCGAGCGCGGAGTCGGAGGCGGAGCTCGCCTTCGAGGGCGCGCTGCGGCCGCGCTCGCTCGCCGAGTTCGTGGGGCAGACGAAGGCGCGCGGTCAACTGGAGCTCCTGCTGCGTGCCGCGGAACTGCAGTCGCGCACCCCCGACCACATCCTGCTCGCCGGACCTCCCGGCCTCGGCAAGACCACGCTCGCGATGATCGTCGCGCACGAGGGCGCGCGGCCCCTGCGGATGTCGAGCGGGCCCGCCATCCAGCACGCGGGCGACCTCGCCGCGCTGCTGTCGAGCCTCGTGCCCGGCGAGGTGCTGTTCATCGACGAGATCCACCGCATGGCCCGCAGCGCCGAGGAGATGCTGTACCTCGCGATGGAGGACTTCCGCATCGACATCATGGTCGGCAAGGGGGCGGGCGCCACGAGCATCCCCCTCGACCTGGCGCCGTTCACCCTCGTCGGCGCGACCACGCGCTCGGGGCTGCTGCCGAACCCGCTGCGCGACCGCTTCGGCTTCACCGCGCACCTGGAGTTCTACGACGACTCCGAGCTCGACGAGGTGCTCGCGCGCGCGGCGCGGCTTCTCGGACTGGAACTCGCCCCCGATGCGCGGGCCGAGATCGCCTCGCGCAGTCGAGGCACCCCCCGCATCGCCAACCGGCTGCTGCGCCGGGTGCGCGATTTCGCGCTCGTCCACGGCCGGCCCGCCGACCACGGGGCGGTTCAGGCTGCGCTCGAGCTCTACGACGTGGATCCGCTGGGCCTGGACCGGCTCGACCGCGCCGTGCTCGACGCGATCCTGAGCCGATTCGACGGGGGCCCCGTCGGGCTCTCGACCCTCGCCGTCTCGGTGGGGGAGGAGCCCGAGACGATCGCGGCGGTCGTCGAGCCGTTCCTCGTGCGCATCGGGATGATCAGCAGGACCCCGCGGGGCCGCGTCGCCACGCCGCGGGCCTACACGCACCTCGGCATCCGGCCGCGCGACGCGGGCGCCGCCCTCGCCGGGACGCTCTTCGACGATGACGTATGA
- the ruvA gene encoding Holliday junction branch migration protein RuvA — MISSLRGRVLHVTGGSAIIEVGGVGMSVAVTPAHALELRAGSEAFVHTALIVREDELSLFGFATREQLELFELLRSVSGVGPKSALGVLAQLSPDEIAGAVAAEDDAPFRKVSGIGPKTAKLITVSLSGKLQAPTPASRVRAAAPDADVVAALVGLGWAERTAVAVVAELLAELGESAPREVPALLRLALTRLGPAAGARVGVGA, encoded by the coding sequence ATGATTTCGAGTCTGCGCGGCCGGGTGCTCCATGTCACGGGCGGCAGCGCGATCATCGAGGTCGGCGGCGTCGGGATGTCGGTCGCGGTCACCCCTGCGCACGCGCTCGAGCTCCGCGCGGGTTCGGAGGCCTTCGTGCACACGGCCCTCATCGTCCGAGAGGACGAGCTGAGTCTCTTCGGCTTCGCCACCCGCGAGCAGCTCGAGCTGTTCGAGCTGCTCCGCAGCGTGTCGGGGGTCGGACCCAAGTCGGCGCTCGGGGTGCTCGCGCAGCTGTCGCCCGACGAGATCGCGGGCGCGGTCGCCGCGGAGGACGATGCGCCGTTCCGCAAGGTGAGCGGGATCGGCCCCAAGACCGCGAAACTCATCACGGTCTCGCTGTCCGGCAAGCTCCAGGCTCCCACGCCGGCGTCGCGCGTCCGGGCCGCGGCACCGGACGCCGACGTCGTCGCGGCGCTCGTCGGCCTCGGCTGGGCGGAACGGACCGCGGTCGCGGTCGTCGCCGAACTGCTCGCGGAGCTGGGGGAGTCGGCGCCGCGTGAGGTGCCCGCGCTGCTGCGGCTCGCGCTCACCCGCCTCGGTCCCGCGGCCGGCGCACGGGTCGGGGTCGGCGCGTGA
- the ruvC gene encoding crossover junction endodeoxyribonuclease RuvC: MLGIDPGLTRCGVGIVDVLHDRRVSLVHVGVIRTPSDAELPQRLLAVSEGIAAVIAEFHPDAVAVERVFAQHNLRTVMGTAQASGIAVAKAAEHGLPVALHTPSEVKAAITGYGSADKAQVGAMVARVLGLAEIPRPADAADALALAICHGWRGGATAPDAGATGGLTPAQRAWRAAEKSAAKRRL, from the coding sequence GTGCTCGGGATCGACCCCGGGCTCACCCGGTGCGGGGTCGGGATCGTGGACGTGCTGCACGACCGGCGGGTGTCGCTCGTGCACGTGGGGGTCATCCGCACGCCGAGCGACGCCGAGCTGCCGCAACGGCTGCTGGCGGTCTCCGAGGGGATCGCCGCCGTGATCGCCGAGTTCCATCCCGACGCGGTCGCCGTGGAGCGCGTCTTCGCGCAGCACAACCTGCGTACCGTCATGGGCACGGCGCAGGCCAGCGGCATCGCGGTGGCGAAGGCGGCCGAACACGGGCTGCCGGTCGCCTTGCACACGCCGAGCGAGGTGAAGGCCGCGATCACGGGCTACGGCTCCGCCGACAAGGCGCAGGTGGGCGCGATGGTCGCCCGAGTGCTGGGGCTCGCCGAGATCCCGCGGCCCGCGGACGCGGCGGACGCCCTCGCCCTCGCGATCTGCCACGGCTGGCGGGGCGGTGCGACCGCGCCGGACGCGGGTGCCACCGGGGGATTGACCCCCGCGCAGCGGGCGTGGCGTGCCGCGGAGAAGTCGGCGGCGAAACGTAGACTCTAG
- a CDS encoding YebC/PmpR family DNA-binding transcriptional regulator produces MSGHSKWATTKHKKAVIDQRRAKSFAKLIKNIEVAAKMGGADLGGNPTLYDAVQKAKKTSVPNDNIDRAIKRGAGISGESVDYQNIMYEAYGPAGVALLVECLTDNKNRAAAEVRTALSRNGGTLADPGSVAYNFSRKGVISITKADGVTEDDILLAVLDAGAEEVIDQGGGFEVVTDPSQLVAARTALQDAGLDYDSAEAEFVPNLKVEVDAETARKVFRIIDALEDSDDVQNVFSNVDISAEVQAELDAED; encoded by the coding sequence GTGAGCGGGCATTCCAAGTGGGCGACGACCAAGCACAAGAAGGCGGTCATCGACCAGCGTCGTGCGAAGTCGTTCGCGAAGCTCATCAAGAACATCGAGGTCGCCGCGAAGATGGGCGGGGCGGACCTCGGGGGCAACCCGACCCTGTACGACGCCGTGCAGAAGGCCAAGAAGACCTCGGTGCCCAACGACAACATCGATCGCGCCATCAAGCGCGGGGCGGGCATCTCGGGCGAGAGCGTCGACTACCAGAACATCATGTACGAGGCGTACGGCCCGGCCGGCGTCGCGCTGCTCGTCGAGTGCCTCACAGACAACAAGAACCGTGCCGCCGCCGAGGTGCGCACGGCGCTGAGCCGCAACGGCGGGACCCTCGCCGACCCGGGCTCTGTCGCGTACAACTTCAGCCGCAAGGGCGTCATCTCGATCACCAAGGCCGACGGCGTCACCGAGGACGACATCCTGCTCGCCGTGCTCGACGCGGGCGCCGAGGAGGTCATCGACCAGGGCGGCGGCTTCGAGGTGGTCACCGATCCCTCACAGCTCGTGGCGGCTCGCACGGCACTGCAGGACGCCGGCCTCGACTACGACTCGGCCGAGGCCGAGTTCGTGCCGAACCTCAAGGTCGAGGTCGACGCCGAGACCGCGCGCAAGGTGTTCCGCATCATCGATGCCCTCGAGGACAGCGACGACGTGCAGAACGTGTTCAGCAACGTCGACATCTCAGCCGAGGTGCAGGCCGAGCTCGACGCCGAGGACTAG
- a CDS encoding VOC family protein: MFSLGRVTILVEDLDRSLAFYRDLLGFAVLYDGEFVPGVRTAHLGTAGVRDPGIWLLPAGEHDRERVGAQTGGAPALVLYTPELQGALRRLEAAGVTVVKPLVRDGDAAFAHVLDDSGNELLLAELGAVDERAYRLID; this comes from the coding sequence ATGTTCAGCCTCGGCCGCGTCACGATCCTCGTCGAGGACCTCGATCGTTCACTCGCCTTCTACCGCGACCTCCTCGGATTCGCCGTGCTGTACGACGGCGAGTTCGTTCCGGGGGTGCGTACCGCGCATCTCGGCACCGCCGGGGTGCGGGACCCGGGCATCTGGCTGCTGCCCGCAGGCGAGCACGATCGCGAGCGCGTCGGCGCGCAGACGGGAGGGGCGCCGGCACTCGTGCTCTACACCCCCGAACTGCAGGGCGCGCTTCGGCGCTTGGAGGCCGCGGGGGTCACCGTCGTGAAGCCGCTCGTGCGCGACGGCGACGCGGCGTTCGCACACGTGCTCGACGACTCCGGCAACGAGCTGCTGCTCGCCGAGCTGGGCGCCGTCGACGAACGGGCCTACCGCCTCATCGACTGA
- the pdxT gene encoding pyridoxal 5'-phosphate synthase glutaminase subunit PdxT, with amino-acid sequence MPETRVGVLALQGDVREHLAVLRELGAEGIPVRRPSELDEVAGLIIPGGESSVIDKLSRLFGMAEPIKARIAAGMPVYGTCAGLIMLADTVLDAIGGQESFGGLDVAVRRNAFGNQNDSFETDIAIPELGEVPVHAVFIRAPVVESVGEKATVLASLADGRVVAVEQGNLLGTSFHPEVTGEHRFHERFLQKVRSLA; translated from the coding sequence ATGCCCGAGACGCGCGTCGGCGTCCTCGCCCTGCAGGGCGACGTGCGCGAGCACCTCGCGGTGCTGCGCGAGCTCGGCGCCGAGGGCATCCCGGTGCGGCGCCCGAGCGAGCTCGACGAGGTGGCCGGGCTCATCATCCCGGGCGGCGAGTCGAGCGTCATCGACAAGCTGAGCCGCCTGTTCGGGATGGCGGAGCCGATCAAGGCACGGATCGCGGCGGGCATGCCCGTCTACGGCACCTGCGCGGGCCTCATCATGCTCGCCGACACGGTGCTCGACGCGATCGGCGGACAGGAGAGCTTCGGCGGCCTGGACGTCGCGGTGCGCCGCAACGCCTTCGGCAACCAGAACGACTCCTTCGAGACCGACATCGCCATCCCCGAGCTCGGCGAGGTGCCGGTGCACGCGGTGTTCATCCGCGCGCCTGTGGTCGAGAGCGTGGGGGAGAAGGCGACGGTGCTCGCCTCGCTCGCCGACGGTCGCGTCGTCGCGGTGGAGCAGGGGAACCTGCTGGGAACCTCCTTCCACCCGGAGGTCACCGGTGAGCACCGCTTCCACGAGCGCTTCCTGCAGAAGGTGCGCTCGCTCGCCTGA
- the pdxS gene encoding pyridoxal 5'-phosphate synthase lyase subunit PdxS — translation MSDTALPPVSGSTSATALGTDRVKRGLAEMLKGGVIMDVVTAEQARIAEDAGAVAVMALERVPADIRAQGGVARMSDPDLIDDIIAAVSIPVMAKARIGHFVEAQVLQALGVDYIDESEVLSPADYVNHIDKWQFTTPFVCGATNLGEALRRITEGAAMIRSKGEAGTGDVSEATKHIRTITSEINVLRSKTKDELYVAAKELQAPYELVAEIAETGKLPVVLFTAGGVATPADAALMMQLGADGVFVGSGIFKSGEPAKRAAAIVKATTFFDDPAVIADASRGLGEAMVGINVADLAAPHRLAERGW, via the coding sequence ATGAGTGACACCGCGCTTCCCCCCGTCTCCGGATCCACCTCCGCCACCGCCCTCGGCACCGACCGCGTGAAGCGCGGCCTCGCCGAGATGCTCAAGGGCGGCGTCATCATGGACGTCGTCACGGCCGAGCAGGCGCGCATCGCGGAGGACGCCGGCGCGGTCGCCGTCATGGCCCTCGAGCGGGTTCCCGCCGACATCCGCGCCCAGGGCGGCGTGGCCCGCATGAGCGACCCCGACCTCATCGACGACATCATCGCGGCCGTCTCGATCCCCGTCATGGCGAAGGCCCGCATCGGCCACTTCGTCGAGGCGCAGGTGCTGCAGGCGCTCGGCGTCGACTACATCGACGAGTCGGAGGTGCTCTCGCCGGCCGACTACGTCAACCACATCGACAAGTGGCAGTTCACCACCCCCTTCGTGTGCGGCGCCACCAACCTGGGTGAGGCGCTGCGGCGCATCACCGAGGGCGCGGCGATGATCCGCTCCAAGGGCGAGGCCGGCACGGGCGACGTGTCGGAGGCGACCAAGCACATCCGCACGATCACCTCCGAGATCAACGTGCTGCGCTCCAAGACCAAGGACGAGCTGTACGTGGCCGCCAAGGAGCTGCAGGCGCCGTACGAGCTCGTCGCCGAGATCGCCGAGACCGGCAAGCTCCCGGTCGTGCTGTTCACCGCGGGCGGCGTGGCCACCCCGGCCGACGCGGCCCTCATGATGCAGCTCGGTGCCGACGGCGTCTTCGTCGGGTCCGGCATCTTCAAGTCCGGTGAGCCCGCCAAGCGCGCGGCCGCGATCGTGAAGGCCACCACCTTCTTCGACGACCCGGCGGTCATCGCGGACGCCTCGCGCGGACTCGGCGAGGCGATGGTCGGCATCAACGTGGCCGACCTCGCGGCGCCCCACCGCCTCGCCGAGCGTGGCTGGTAG
- a CDS encoding HIT family protein, with the protein MARDYDGTEYPNAEPANSFAGIPDGFGRLWTPHRIAYIERGGAAPGDECVFCTAPGRSDEDALIVHRGAVSYALLNLFPYNSGHLLVVPYRHIATYDEATEEEVAEIGAITQTAMRVIRATSRADGFNIGMNQGAIAGAGIAGHLHQHLVPRWATDANFFPIIAETKALPRLLGEVRTEIAEAWPDVTR; encoded by the coding sequence ATGGCACGCGACTACGACGGAACCGAGTACCCGAACGCCGAACCGGCGAACTCCTTCGCCGGCATCCCCGACGGCTTCGGTCGCCTCTGGACCCCGCATCGGATCGCCTACATCGAGCGGGGCGGCGCCGCCCCCGGCGACGAGTGCGTGTTCTGCACGGCCCCCGGCAGATCCGACGAGGACGCCCTCATCGTGCATCGGGGCGCGGTCTCGTACGCACTGCTCAACCTGTTCCCGTACAACAGCGGCCACCTGCTCGTCGTGCCGTACCGTCACATCGCCACCTACGACGAGGCCACCGAGGAAGAAGTGGCCGAGATCGGGGCGATCACCCAGACCGCGATGCGCGTCATCCGCGCCACCTCGCGCGCCGACGGCTTCAACATCGGGATGAACCAGGGTGCGATCGCGGGGGCCGGAATCGCGGGGCATCTGCACCAGCACCTCGTACCCCGCTGGGCGACGGACGCCAACTTCTTCCCGATCATCGCCGAGACGAAGGCGCTGCCGCGCCTGCTCGGCGAGGTGCGCACCGAGATCGCCGAGGCGTGGCCCGACGTCACGCGGTGA